In the Epinephelus lanceolatus isolate andai-2023 chromosome 6, ASM4190304v1, whole genome shotgun sequence genome, one interval contains:
- the cnga3a gene encoding cyclic nucleotide-gated channel cone photoreceptor subunit alpha isoform X1 yields MAKICSEKSFSGRHRLPTNTHEDELAVVENGESRAQSLCEDNSERALSSDSHRNSFTGAGAMARLSYFFFMLWNWASHRINPETERQDSFLDRFRGPELKDISSRDSNAQSTGHNDTIRKRNLASNWPLATYNMNNCNNTDDKKEDKKEEIKKDEKKEEEKKDEKKDGDKKEEEKKDEKKDEKKDEKKDDKKDDKKDDKKKEEPPKEIWIMDPAADQYYKWLTVIAGPVFYNLMIIVTRACFNELQDSYVKLWLVLDYTSDIIYYVDSFVRSRTGYLEQGLLVKDKGKLIAKYRTTSQFKYDMISMIPTDLLFLKFGFNNPEFRFNRLCKISRLFEFFERTETRTSFPNMFRISNLVLYILIIIHWNACMFFAISKTIGFGSDTWVYPNISHPEYGRLTRKYIYSLYWSTLTLTTIGETPPPVRDVEYLFVIADFLTGVLIFASIVGNVGAMISNMNASRAEFQAKIDSIKQYMQFRKVTKDLEARVIKWFDYLWTEKKTCDEKEVLKNLPDKLKAEIAINVHLDTLKKVRIFQDCEAGLLIELVLKLQPQVFSPGDYICKKGDIGREMYIIKEGKLAVVADDGVTQFVVLSDGAYFGEISILGIKGSKAGNRRTANIRSVGYSDLFALSKDDLMEALTEYPDAKKALEEKGKAILMKDNLIDEAVANAGADPKDLDEKIVKLQSNLEAMQTKYAQLMAEFTSSQTRMKQRVTEMEAKVKGIRPEDLSEVVADKDKKVQ; encoded by the exons ATGGCAAAAATCTGCAGTGAAAAGTCCTTTTCAGGCAGACACCGGCTGCCCACCAACACGCACGAAGACGAGCTCGCTGTCGTTGAAAATGGAGAGAGCAG GGCTCAGTCTCTTTGTGAAGACAACTCTGAGAGAGCGCTGTCTTCAGACTCCCACAGAAACTCATTTACAGGTGCTGGGGCCATGGCCAG GCTCTCTTACTTCTTCTTCATGCTGTGGAACTGGGCGTCTCACAGAATAAACCCTGAAACAGAGAGGCAAGACTCTTTCCTCGACCGCTTCAGAGGCCCTGAGCTCAAAGACATCTCCAGTCGAGACAGCAATGCCCAGTCTACGGGCCACAACGACACAATTCGAAAGAGAAA TCTCGCCAGTAATTGGCCGCTAGCTACTTACAACATGAATAACTGCAACAACACAGACGA CAAAAAAGAGGACAAGAAGGAGGAGATTAAAAAAGATgagaaaaaagaggaggagaaaaaggacGAGAAGAAAGATGGGGACaagaaggaagaggagaagaaggatgAGAAGAAGGATGAGAAGAAAGATGAGAAAAAAGATGATAAGAAGGACGATAAGAAAGATgataaaaagaaagaggagcCACC GAAAGAAATCTGGATTATGGATCCAGCCGCAGACCAGTACTACAAATGGCTGACTGTCATCGCAGGCCCAGTATTTTATAACCTGATGATCATCGTAACGAG AGCCTGTTTTAATGAACTCCAGGACTCATATGTAAAGCTCTGGTTAGTCTTGGACTACACCTCAGACATCATCTACTACGTGGACTCGTTCGTCAGATCGAGAACAG GTTACCTGGAACAAGGCCTGCTGGTAAAAGATAAGGGGAAACTGATAGCCAAATACAGAACAACATCTCAGTTCAAATACGACATGATTTCAATGATCCCCACTGATCTACTGTTTCTGAAATTTGGATTCAACAACCCAGAGTTCAGATTTAACCGTCTTTGCAAAATCTCAAGGCTTTTTGAATTCTTTGAGAGGACTGAAACCAGAACCAGCTTCCCCAACATGTTTCGTATCAGCAATCTCGTACTTTATATCCTCATTATTATCCACTGGAATGCTTGTATGTTTTTTGCCATTTCGAAAACTATTGGTTTTGGATCTGACACGTGGGTATATCCTAATATCAGTCACCCAGAGTACGGCCGATTGACCAGGAAGTACATCTACTCCCTGTATTGGTCCACACTGACCCTCACCACCATTGGAGAGACCCCTCCACCAGTGCGGGATGTTGAATACCTGTTTGTCATTGCTGACTTTCTTACTGGTGTGCTGATCTTTGCTAGTATTGTCGGTAACGTCGGTGCCATGATCTCCAACATGAACGCCTCTCGTGCCGAGTTCCAGGCGAAGATCGACTCCATAAAACAGTACATGCAGTTTCGAAAAGTCACCAAGGACCTGGAGGCCAGGGTCATCAAGTGGTTTGACTATCTGTGGACCGAGAAGAAGACCTGTGATGAGAAGGAAGTTTTGAAGAACCTCCCAGACAAGCTCAAGGCTGAGATCGCCATCAATGTCCACTTGGATACTCTGAAAAAAGTGCGTATTTTCCAGGATTGTGAAGCTGGTCTGCTGATTGAATTGGTCCTCAAGCTGCAGCCACAAGTGTTCAGTCCTGGAGATTACATCTGTAAGAAGGGGGATATTGGCAGGGAGATGTACATCATCAAGGAGGGGAAGCTAGCTGTGGTGGCCGATGATGGAGTCACTCAGTTCGTAGTGCTCAGTGATGGTGCATACTTTGGGGAAATCAGTATCTTGGGTATCAAGGGCAGTAAAGCAGGCAACAGGAGAACAGCCAACATCAGAAGCGTAGGGTATTCTGATCTCTTCGCCCTGTCCAAAGATGACTTGATGGAAGCTCTCACTGAGTATCCAGATGCCAAAAAAGCTCTGGAGGAGAAGGGGAAAGCCATCTTGATGAAAGACAACCTGATCGATGAGGCGGTTGCCAACGCCGGCGCCGACCCCAAAGACCTGGACGAGAAAATTGTCAAACTGCAGAGCAACCTGGAGGCCATGCAAACCAAGTACGCCCAGCTAATGGCGGAGTTCACCTCCAGCCAGACAAGGATGAAGCAGAGGGTCACTGAGATGGAGGCCAAAGTGAAAGGCATACGACCTGAGGACCTGTCAGAGGTGGTGGCcgacaaagacaaaaaagtcCAGTAA
- the cnga3a gene encoding cyclic nucleotide-gated channel cone photoreceptor subunit alpha isoform X3: MAKICSEKSFSGRHRLPTNTHEDELAVVENGESRAQSLCEDNSERALSSDSHRNSFTGAGAMARLSYFFFMLWNWASHRINPETERQDSFLDRFRGPELKDISSRDSNAQSTGHNDTIRKRKKEIWIMDPAADQYYKWLTVIAGPVFYNLMIIVTRACFNELQDSYVKLWLVLDYTSDIIYYVDSFVRSRTGYLEQGLLVKDKGKLIAKYRTTSQFKYDMISMIPTDLLFLKFGFNNPEFRFNRLCKISRLFEFFERTETRTSFPNMFRISNLVLYILIIIHWNACMFFAISKTIGFGSDTWVYPNISHPEYGRLTRKYIYSLYWSTLTLTTIGETPPPVRDVEYLFVIADFLTGVLIFASIVGNVGAMISNMNASRAEFQAKIDSIKQYMQFRKVTKDLEARVIKWFDYLWTEKKTCDEKEVLKNLPDKLKAEIAINVHLDTLKKVRIFQDCEAGLLIELVLKLQPQVFSPGDYICKKGDIGREMYIIKEGKLAVVADDGVTQFVVLSDGAYFGEISILGIKGSKAGNRRTANIRSVGYSDLFALSKDDLMEALTEYPDAKKALEEKGKAILMKDNLIDEAVANAGADPKDLDEKIVKLQSNLEAMQTKYAQLMAEFTSSQTRMKQRVTEMEAKVKGIRPEDLSEVVADKDKKVQ, from the exons ATGGCAAAAATCTGCAGTGAAAAGTCCTTTTCAGGCAGACACCGGCTGCCCACCAACACGCACGAAGACGAGCTCGCTGTCGTTGAAAATGGAGAGAGCAG GGCTCAGTCTCTTTGTGAAGACAACTCTGAGAGAGCGCTGTCTTCAGACTCCCACAGAAACTCATTTACAGGTGCTGGGGCCATGGCCAG GCTCTCTTACTTCTTCTTCATGCTGTGGAACTGGGCGTCTCACAGAATAAACCCTGAAACAGAGAGGCAAGACTCTTTCCTCGACCGCTTCAGAGGCCCTGAGCTCAAAGACATCTCCAGTCGAGACAGCAATGCCCAGTCTACGGGCCACAACGACACAATTCGAAAGAGAAA GAAAGAAATCTGGATTATGGATCCAGCCGCAGACCAGTACTACAAATGGCTGACTGTCATCGCAGGCCCAGTATTTTATAACCTGATGATCATCGTAACGAG AGCCTGTTTTAATGAACTCCAGGACTCATATGTAAAGCTCTGGTTAGTCTTGGACTACACCTCAGACATCATCTACTACGTGGACTCGTTCGTCAGATCGAGAACAG GTTACCTGGAACAAGGCCTGCTGGTAAAAGATAAGGGGAAACTGATAGCCAAATACAGAACAACATCTCAGTTCAAATACGACATGATTTCAATGATCCCCACTGATCTACTGTTTCTGAAATTTGGATTCAACAACCCAGAGTTCAGATTTAACCGTCTTTGCAAAATCTCAAGGCTTTTTGAATTCTTTGAGAGGACTGAAACCAGAACCAGCTTCCCCAACATGTTTCGTATCAGCAATCTCGTACTTTATATCCTCATTATTATCCACTGGAATGCTTGTATGTTTTTTGCCATTTCGAAAACTATTGGTTTTGGATCTGACACGTGGGTATATCCTAATATCAGTCACCCAGAGTACGGCCGATTGACCAGGAAGTACATCTACTCCCTGTATTGGTCCACACTGACCCTCACCACCATTGGAGAGACCCCTCCACCAGTGCGGGATGTTGAATACCTGTTTGTCATTGCTGACTTTCTTACTGGTGTGCTGATCTTTGCTAGTATTGTCGGTAACGTCGGTGCCATGATCTCCAACATGAACGCCTCTCGTGCCGAGTTCCAGGCGAAGATCGACTCCATAAAACAGTACATGCAGTTTCGAAAAGTCACCAAGGACCTGGAGGCCAGGGTCATCAAGTGGTTTGACTATCTGTGGACCGAGAAGAAGACCTGTGATGAGAAGGAAGTTTTGAAGAACCTCCCAGACAAGCTCAAGGCTGAGATCGCCATCAATGTCCACTTGGATACTCTGAAAAAAGTGCGTATTTTCCAGGATTGTGAAGCTGGTCTGCTGATTGAATTGGTCCTCAAGCTGCAGCCACAAGTGTTCAGTCCTGGAGATTACATCTGTAAGAAGGGGGATATTGGCAGGGAGATGTACATCATCAAGGAGGGGAAGCTAGCTGTGGTGGCCGATGATGGAGTCACTCAGTTCGTAGTGCTCAGTGATGGTGCATACTTTGGGGAAATCAGTATCTTGGGTATCAAGGGCAGTAAAGCAGGCAACAGGAGAACAGCCAACATCAGAAGCGTAGGGTATTCTGATCTCTTCGCCCTGTCCAAAGATGACTTGATGGAAGCTCTCACTGAGTATCCAGATGCCAAAAAAGCTCTGGAGGAGAAGGGGAAAGCCATCTTGATGAAAGACAACCTGATCGATGAGGCGGTTGCCAACGCCGGCGCCGACCCCAAAGACCTGGACGAGAAAATTGTCAAACTGCAGAGCAACCTGGAGGCCATGCAAACCAAGTACGCCCAGCTAATGGCGGAGTTCACCTCCAGCCAGACAAGGATGAAGCAGAGGGTCACTGAGATGGAGGCCAAAGTGAAAGGCATACGACCTGAGGACCTGTCAGAGGTGGTGGCcgacaaagacaaaaaagtcCAGTAA
- the cnga3a gene encoding cyclic nucleotide-gated channel cone photoreceptor subunit alpha isoform X2, which produces MAKICSEKSFSGRHRLPTNTHEDELAVVENGESRAQSLCEDNSERALSSDSHRNSFTGAGAMARINPETERQDSFLDRFRGPELKDISSRDSNAQSTGHNDTIRKRNLASNWPLATYNMNNCNNTDDKKEDKKEEIKKDEKKEEEKKDEKKDGDKKEEEKKDEKKDEKKDEKKDDKKDDKKDDKKKEEPPKEIWIMDPAADQYYKWLTVIAGPVFYNLMIIVTRACFNELQDSYVKLWLVLDYTSDIIYYVDSFVRSRTGYLEQGLLVKDKGKLIAKYRTTSQFKYDMISMIPTDLLFLKFGFNNPEFRFNRLCKISRLFEFFERTETRTSFPNMFRISNLVLYILIIIHWNACMFFAISKTIGFGSDTWVYPNISHPEYGRLTRKYIYSLYWSTLTLTTIGETPPPVRDVEYLFVIADFLTGVLIFASIVGNVGAMISNMNASRAEFQAKIDSIKQYMQFRKVTKDLEARVIKWFDYLWTEKKTCDEKEVLKNLPDKLKAEIAINVHLDTLKKVRIFQDCEAGLLIELVLKLQPQVFSPGDYICKKGDIGREMYIIKEGKLAVVADDGVTQFVVLSDGAYFGEISILGIKGSKAGNRRTANIRSVGYSDLFALSKDDLMEALTEYPDAKKALEEKGKAILMKDNLIDEAVANAGADPKDLDEKIVKLQSNLEAMQTKYAQLMAEFTSSQTRMKQRVTEMEAKVKGIRPEDLSEVVADKDKKVQ; this is translated from the exons ATGGCAAAAATCTGCAGTGAAAAGTCCTTTTCAGGCAGACACCGGCTGCCCACCAACACGCACGAAGACGAGCTCGCTGTCGTTGAAAATGGAGAGAGCAG GGCTCAGTCTCTTTGTGAAGACAACTCTGAGAGAGCGCTGTCTTCAGACTCCCACAGAAACTCATTTACAGGTGCTGGGGCCATGGCCAG AATAAACCCTGAAACAGAGAGGCAAGACTCTTTCCTCGACCGCTTCAGAGGCCCTGAGCTCAAAGACATCTCCAGTCGAGACAGCAATGCCCAGTCTACGGGCCACAACGACACAATTCGAAAGAGAAA TCTCGCCAGTAATTGGCCGCTAGCTACTTACAACATGAATAACTGCAACAACACAGACGA CAAAAAAGAGGACAAGAAGGAGGAGATTAAAAAAGATgagaaaaaagaggaggagaaaaaggacGAGAAGAAAGATGGGGACaagaaggaagaggagaagaaggatgAGAAGAAGGATGAGAAGAAAGATGAGAAAAAAGATGATAAGAAGGACGATAAGAAAGATgataaaaagaaagaggagcCACC GAAAGAAATCTGGATTATGGATCCAGCCGCAGACCAGTACTACAAATGGCTGACTGTCATCGCAGGCCCAGTATTTTATAACCTGATGATCATCGTAACGAG AGCCTGTTTTAATGAACTCCAGGACTCATATGTAAAGCTCTGGTTAGTCTTGGACTACACCTCAGACATCATCTACTACGTGGACTCGTTCGTCAGATCGAGAACAG GTTACCTGGAACAAGGCCTGCTGGTAAAAGATAAGGGGAAACTGATAGCCAAATACAGAACAACATCTCAGTTCAAATACGACATGATTTCAATGATCCCCACTGATCTACTGTTTCTGAAATTTGGATTCAACAACCCAGAGTTCAGATTTAACCGTCTTTGCAAAATCTCAAGGCTTTTTGAATTCTTTGAGAGGACTGAAACCAGAACCAGCTTCCCCAACATGTTTCGTATCAGCAATCTCGTACTTTATATCCTCATTATTATCCACTGGAATGCTTGTATGTTTTTTGCCATTTCGAAAACTATTGGTTTTGGATCTGACACGTGGGTATATCCTAATATCAGTCACCCAGAGTACGGCCGATTGACCAGGAAGTACATCTACTCCCTGTATTGGTCCACACTGACCCTCACCACCATTGGAGAGACCCCTCCACCAGTGCGGGATGTTGAATACCTGTTTGTCATTGCTGACTTTCTTACTGGTGTGCTGATCTTTGCTAGTATTGTCGGTAACGTCGGTGCCATGATCTCCAACATGAACGCCTCTCGTGCCGAGTTCCAGGCGAAGATCGACTCCATAAAACAGTACATGCAGTTTCGAAAAGTCACCAAGGACCTGGAGGCCAGGGTCATCAAGTGGTTTGACTATCTGTGGACCGAGAAGAAGACCTGTGATGAGAAGGAAGTTTTGAAGAACCTCCCAGACAAGCTCAAGGCTGAGATCGCCATCAATGTCCACTTGGATACTCTGAAAAAAGTGCGTATTTTCCAGGATTGTGAAGCTGGTCTGCTGATTGAATTGGTCCTCAAGCTGCAGCCACAAGTGTTCAGTCCTGGAGATTACATCTGTAAGAAGGGGGATATTGGCAGGGAGATGTACATCATCAAGGAGGGGAAGCTAGCTGTGGTGGCCGATGATGGAGTCACTCAGTTCGTAGTGCTCAGTGATGGTGCATACTTTGGGGAAATCAGTATCTTGGGTATCAAGGGCAGTAAAGCAGGCAACAGGAGAACAGCCAACATCAGAAGCGTAGGGTATTCTGATCTCTTCGCCCTGTCCAAAGATGACTTGATGGAAGCTCTCACTGAGTATCCAGATGCCAAAAAAGCTCTGGAGGAGAAGGGGAAAGCCATCTTGATGAAAGACAACCTGATCGATGAGGCGGTTGCCAACGCCGGCGCCGACCCCAAAGACCTGGACGAGAAAATTGTCAAACTGCAGAGCAACCTGGAGGCCATGCAAACCAAGTACGCCCAGCTAATGGCGGAGTTCACCTCCAGCCAGACAAGGATGAAGCAGAGGGTCACTGAGATGGAGGCCAAAGTGAAAGGCATACGACCTGAGGACCTGTCAGAGGTGGTGGCcgacaaagacaaaaaagtcCAGTAA
- the cnga3a gene encoding cyclic nucleotide-gated channel cone photoreceptor subunit alpha isoform X4 has product MAKICSEKSFSGRHRLPTNTHEDELAVVENGESRAQSLCEDNSERALSSDSHRNSFTGAGAMARINPETERQDSFLDRFRGPELKDISSRDSNAQSTGHNDTIRKRKKEIWIMDPAADQYYKWLTVIAGPVFYNLMIIVTRACFNELQDSYVKLWLVLDYTSDIIYYVDSFVRSRTGYLEQGLLVKDKGKLIAKYRTTSQFKYDMISMIPTDLLFLKFGFNNPEFRFNRLCKISRLFEFFERTETRTSFPNMFRISNLVLYILIIIHWNACMFFAISKTIGFGSDTWVYPNISHPEYGRLTRKYIYSLYWSTLTLTTIGETPPPVRDVEYLFVIADFLTGVLIFASIVGNVGAMISNMNASRAEFQAKIDSIKQYMQFRKVTKDLEARVIKWFDYLWTEKKTCDEKEVLKNLPDKLKAEIAINVHLDTLKKVRIFQDCEAGLLIELVLKLQPQVFSPGDYICKKGDIGREMYIIKEGKLAVVADDGVTQFVVLSDGAYFGEISILGIKGSKAGNRRTANIRSVGYSDLFALSKDDLMEALTEYPDAKKALEEKGKAILMKDNLIDEAVANAGADPKDLDEKIVKLQSNLEAMQTKYAQLMAEFTSSQTRMKQRVTEMEAKVKGIRPEDLSEVVADKDKKVQ; this is encoded by the exons ATGGCAAAAATCTGCAGTGAAAAGTCCTTTTCAGGCAGACACCGGCTGCCCACCAACACGCACGAAGACGAGCTCGCTGTCGTTGAAAATGGAGAGAGCAG GGCTCAGTCTCTTTGTGAAGACAACTCTGAGAGAGCGCTGTCTTCAGACTCCCACAGAAACTCATTTACAGGTGCTGGGGCCATGGCCAG AATAAACCCTGAAACAGAGAGGCAAGACTCTTTCCTCGACCGCTTCAGAGGCCCTGAGCTCAAAGACATCTCCAGTCGAGACAGCAATGCCCAGTCTACGGGCCACAACGACACAATTCGAAAGAGAAA GAAAGAAATCTGGATTATGGATCCAGCCGCAGACCAGTACTACAAATGGCTGACTGTCATCGCAGGCCCAGTATTTTATAACCTGATGATCATCGTAACGAG AGCCTGTTTTAATGAACTCCAGGACTCATATGTAAAGCTCTGGTTAGTCTTGGACTACACCTCAGACATCATCTACTACGTGGACTCGTTCGTCAGATCGAGAACAG GTTACCTGGAACAAGGCCTGCTGGTAAAAGATAAGGGGAAACTGATAGCCAAATACAGAACAACATCTCAGTTCAAATACGACATGATTTCAATGATCCCCACTGATCTACTGTTTCTGAAATTTGGATTCAACAACCCAGAGTTCAGATTTAACCGTCTTTGCAAAATCTCAAGGCTTTTTGAATTCTTTGAGAGGACTGAAACCAGAACCAGCTTCCCCAACATGTTTCGTATCAGCAATCTCGTACTTTATATCCTCATTATTATCCACTGGAATGCTTGTATGTTTTTTGCCATTTCGAAAACTATTGGTTTTGGATCTGACACGTGGGTATATCCTAATATCAGTCACCCAGAGTACGGCCGATTGACCAGGAAGTACATCTACTCCCTGTATTGGTCCACACTGACCCTCACCACCATTGGAGAGACCCCTCCACCAGTGCGGGATGTTGAATACCTGTTTGTCATTGCTGACTTTCTTACTGGTGTGCTGATCTTTGCTAGTATTGTCGGTAACGTCGGTGCCATGATCTCCAACATGAACGCCTCTCGTGCCGAGTTCCAGGCGAAGATCGACTCCATAAAACAGTACATGCAGTTTCGAAAAGTCACCAAGGACCTGGAGGCCAGGGTCATCAAGTGGTTTGACTATCTGTGGACCGAGAAGAAGACCTGTGATGAGAAGGAAGTTTTGAAGAACCTCCCAGACAAGCTCAAGGCTGAGATCGCCATCAATGTCCACTTGGATACTCTGAAAAAAGTGCGTATTTTCCAGGATTGTGAAGCTGGTCTGCTGATTGAATTGGTCCTCAAGCTGCAGCCACAAGTGTTCAGTCCTGGAGATTACATCTGTAAGAAGGGGGATATTGGCAGGGAGATGTACATCATCAAGGAGGGGAAGCTAGCTGTGGTGGCCGATGATGGAGTCACTCAGTTCGTAGTGCTCAGTGATGGTGCATACTTTGGGGAAATCAGTATCTTGGGTATCAAGGGCAGTAAAGCAGGCAACAGGAGAACAGCCAACATCAGAAGCGTAGGGTATTCTGATCTCTTCGCCCTGTCCAAAGATGACTTGATGGAAGCTCTCACTGAGTATCCAGATGCCAAAAAAGCTCTGGAGGAGAAGGGGAAAGCCATCTTGATGAAAGACAACCTGATCGATGAGGCGGTTGCCAACGCCGGCGCCGACCCCAAAGACCTGGACGAGAAAATTGTCAAACTGCAGAGCAACCTGGAGGCCATGCAAACCAAGTACGCCCAGCTAATGGCGGAGTTCACCTCCAGCCAGACAAGGATGAAGCAGAGGGTCACTGAGATGGAGGCCAAAGTGAAAGGCATACGACCTGAGGACCTGTCAGAGGTGGTGGCcgacaaagacaaaaaagtcCAGTAA